CCAAGATTCCCTCTGAGCTTACCCAAGAAGCTAGTGAAGCATCATAAGAAGAAGCATGAGATTGTTCAGTATCATAATTTGGAGTGGCTGAGTTCACAAAAGCTAGATTACGTAAGGTTTTTGAATTATTTAGCTGGAAATAAATTAGAAGGAATAAAGTCAAAGTCAATAAAAATCAAAGATATCAAAGACCAAAGCGCTTGGGGAAAGGTGGTGACTGCTCTCAAAGAGATAGGATTATCGGTTAATCACAAAGAAAACAGCAATATCCTTAAGTTCAGTTTTCCAAATCATAAAGGGGAAACGGAGAAAGTAGAGATTTCGTTTAATCTCTTGGAATCAATTATTACCCTTCTCAAAGGTAGCCAAGAATGCTGGAAAAGGCAGTCAAAAGCGCCTAAAAAAGTTCTAAATAAGCCTTAACGCTTAAAATAGCTGACGACCGTCGTAAAAGATGATCTGCATTTGTTGCATGATTACAACATCGTGGGTAGTCCAAGAAATCTGCCTATTTGAAGTCATTGAGACGCTGAAATTTAACGGCTGCCGTTACGACGGTCGTCAGTTAATTCTGTTTTGATGCGTAGCAGTCTAAAACCCAAGCCAAGACTGGTTTTAACTGACCATACAGGAACGACGGTCGTTACGACCGTCGTAAAATAGACATCAATCTCGCACTTTTCCTAGAGTTTTTCGATGTATATTGTTGTTGCATCTGAATTAAGTAGGTGCTTGATGAATGTTTTTTTAAGGAGTTTTGTATGGATTTTAGAATTTTGTTCAAAGACTGGAAGTCGCCCTATATCACGAGGGACGAATTGTACGCTGTGACAGGCGGAATGCTGCGGGCAAAAACAATGCGAACGTACGACAGCGAAGGCAAAGGCATAAAAGGGAAGGAGAACATCGGATACAAGCAAGTCGCCTACCCCGTTGAAAGCGTCATTGAGTATCTCGAGCAAAGAGCGGCTAAGAAACCTAAAAAGCCAGAGGTGGCTCGATGATTGATAAAGATGTAACAACCGCCCCCGCTGATGAGCAAGGGGCAAATTCAAAAATCGAGGATGATTCTATCAAATCTACGGCTGATTCCAAGCCTATTAGTGAAGCGAATCAAGATTTACCTAAGTCTATCTTTGGTGGCGTTCCCAATACGAGTGTTACTGACAAACCGGTCAATAGCTTGGGGGGACCTAATACAGAGTCGTGTGGCGTTGAGTGTCTTAATATGATCATCGATCAAAATGATGACCGATTGGTGAGGGTGGAAATCCAGACGGAAGCTGATACCTCACGAGTTGTTGATATTCCTAGAGAGTTGCTCTCGGGAAAAAGAGGAGAACTGCTCATACCATTTCTCGAAAGTAAAGGCCTGCGTCGAGGGACGAAACAGAAAATAATTGATCACATATATTCCAAGGAATCTGGTCTACGTAGGATAAAGCTCTTCGACCAAAGTGGGTGGCATTCATATGAGGGTGAACTCTTTTATATAACTTCTGAGGACGTAAGCTACATTGCTGATCCGCTATCATTAGCTAGAACGGTTAGTAATATTTCTTATGAGATGGCCACCCAATCTCCTATGGGAAGATCACCAGCAGAATGGGATGCTAATGTGGGGAAGTACTTATTTGGCAATCCACTTCTGCAAGCGGCTACCTATTACGCGTTGACTGCTTCGCTGTTGCCTTTTGTTCCAATTGCGATTGCACCTATTTTTAATTTGGTGGGGCAATCGCGTAAGGGGAAAAGCACCGCTTTGAAATTAGCTTTGTCGCTTTATCGCAAGCCTAGCAATAATGCTTTTTTCACTTGGAATAGCACCTGTAACGATATGGAGAATAAGGCACTCGAAAATAATAACACCGTTGTTGTCTATGATGAGATGCATTTTTGTTGCGATCATGCAGGTGAAATCGACAAATTTGTTTTTGCTGCTAGTTCTGGATTAGAAAGGGGGCGTTGTCTGAAATCCGGTAGCTCAAAAAAGCAGAAGGCTTACCAGTGCACGATTCTCAGCTCTTCAGAAAAATCGTTTGAGCAGATAATGAATTCGGCCAAGAAACCAGTAATAGAAGGAAGCTTATCAAGGATAGTTGATTTTGACATTACATGGTTGAGAACCGATAGCGTAGTACAAAACCTACACGGTCACGAGAATTTGACTTCTCTGTGTGCAGCTATAATAGGTGGGGTTGAGCAGAACTTTGGAGGTATTGCTCACGCTTTTGTGAGGGAGTTGTTGAGTCATCCTGATGTCAACTACGATCAGGATAAACTTATTGAATTTGTGAACAAATACTTCAATGAGGCACGGGATAGTATTCTCGTAAGCTATAAAGGCATGGATATCGATCACATATTACGAGAGAGGTTAACTATTCCAATTTGTCAGCAGGCGATTGGCTTGATGGCTCTTGATTTGAGAGCGATAACCTTAGGTTCAATAGACAAGAGGAAGGCGAGAGAGGATATTCTTAGCAGTGCGCTGGCTATAAGGAATTCGATATGTGAGGCTTGGTTTGAGAGGGATAGTATTTGCGAAAGTAGGGAGGAATTTATTATCGACTCCTTCCTGACTAAGTTAAAAGCCAATAACGGGAGATTCCCCATTGTTAAAAGAAACACAAGCCAAAGCGTTGTTACGCTACATGATCAGATAGGGGTATTAACTCCTTCCTGGGGGTGGAGGATGTTAAATCATGAGGACACCACTTATTTTATCATTAGGGATTCTTTTAAGAGTGAGTTTTGTAAAGATGTCTCTGCCCGGAATCTGCTGTTAGCGTTAGAAAATATGAAGTGGCTGCAGAGGGAGAATTGGGCGAATAAGAAAAGGCAGAAGACACTTATTAGTCGGGTATCGATCGACCATGCCCGTTTATGTGTTTATAAGATCGTTATACCAATGCCAGAAGGTGAAACTCGTGAGGTAGATGAGGGCGAAGAGGCCGAGACAGGCAGATGCACTAATAGTATTAGTTGGAAAGAAAAACGCCAGCAGCAAGGTCTTATGAATTAAATGGACAGAGTAAAATCTGGACCTCCCGACTGGATTGATCGCAAAGCCAGAATTATAGCCAACAACGATTGTCCTAGTGTCGCGAGAATGCTGGGTTTGAAGGTATATAGAAAGGGTAGTAACTACCTAACCCACTGCATTAATCCCGCACATGATGATAGAACCCCGTCTCTAATTCTTAACCAAGCTGGCTATTACTGTTTTGGTTGTAATACGAAGGGGTCGGTAATCAATCTTGTTGAGAATGTTAAGAGGGTAGACTTTTATGGTGCGATGGATGTTCTTGACGGTGGACACTCGTGTCGTAGTTCATGCGCACAGACTCGTCTGGTATCGAAAGACACCCCCCCCAGAACAGTCTCAACTGGTAAGGCAGCAGCATACAAGACGAGTCTGGTAAAAAATAACTCATCAGTCCAAATGCAGTTGGTTCCAGCTGAGTACCTGCAGGATATTAATAACTTGCTGCAATTAACAAAGAAAGGCCGACACCCTTACTTAGAAGAGAAGGGGCTTCATAATATTGACGTTGAGGTGTGTGAAAGAGAATTCATCTTCTTCAACAAGCTGACCATTCCCGCTGGGAGCTTAATTATCCCCTGCTATGACTTCAACTTGGAACGGCGAAACATTCAGTACATTCTTCCTTACAAAAACAAGGAAGGGGAGTTTGAGAAGAAATTTCTTTTTAATCTGCCATTTATGAATCTGTTTGCTCTCATTAAAGGAGGAGCGCCTAATTCTACAGTGTTGTGCGAGGGATATGCTACTGGCTTAACAATAAACCTTCTGTTGAACTGGCCAGTGATGGTGGCCTTGAACTGTCATAATTTAGTGAATGTGTGTGCGGGGATTAAGGGAGCCTATAAGGCGTGTAAAAAGTCTCAACCGAGGATTTCTCCCAGCTTACACTTTTGCAGTAAGGACATAGTTTTCATTTTTGCCGATAGCGATGATAACGGAATAAAGAACGCTGAGAAGACGAAATTCCCGTATATTCACGTGCCGTTTACAGAGGAGGACAAGCTTGCTTTTAAAGAATTGAAAGGAGACAGTTCGCGCAATCCGACAGATATTAACGACTATTACCAATTGTATGGAGACAAAAGAGCAAGGAGGCTTGTTGCTGCTCTAGCAAAAGAGAAGTTTGGTGTAGCCTTAAATATAGAAACAACCTCACCTGAAACATCTACAATTGAGGAGCCTTCATTTGAATCGGTTTTAAATGAATCAAGTGAGGAATATTCGTTTGATGACGTCTTGAATAATACGCTTTCAGAGACGTCTGAATCAAGTGTGGCGAACTTAAAAGAAAGTGCACAAACTCTTCTAGTATTGAGTGAAGAAAACTCAACAGACTCGTCTGGTAAAGATAATGAGCCAAGTAAGGATACTTACTTTTCTAAAGACGCCTCCCTACCAGAGATAATAAAACTCCTATTGAGTCGTTGTAGCACGCAACAAACACACCCTTATTTAAAGTCGCGGGGGTTAGAACCACACAACTGCAAAGTGCTGCAGGAAGATTTGTGTATGAACGGCCAACTTATTCTCCCCAAAGGGATTTTAGTGGTGGAGTACTTTGACTTCACTTTAACAAACTCTCTTGTTAATGATAAGTACTGGGGTATTGAGTTGTTCTCACATCTTAGCGAGGATGGAATTAATTTTCCCTCAACTAAACTACAGTTTGGTAATGGTAAAGGACACGGCTTCTTTTCTATCCCCGAAAATGCAAGCTTTCCGTTAGGTGAGGAGCAACAAGAAACCGTAAAGAGAAGAATCTATTGTGAGGGGTTTGCTAACGCCCTGACAGTCAGCAGAGTAATAGGAAGTGAAGTCATATGCTTATCCGACTATAGGCATATCTATAAACAACGTCGCCGAGAAGGAGAGGTCTTCCTCTCTTGTACAGAGGGGGCTCAAATAGATGCAGGAAGAAAATTTCAAAGCATTCCCATTTACATACATTTTGATTCCAAGGAACTCAGAATTTTTGAGAGCTTATTTCCCTCCCCCCCTAGAGCCAAAGATATTAACGACTACTATATTACCTTCGGACAAAACAAAACTCGGAATGTTCTAACAGCGTTAATAGAAAAAATCTCATAGGTTGGCTAGGTTGGCTAGGTAGACCTTATAGTGTGGCTAGCTTTTGTGCCAAGCAAAAATGGCTCTGGAAGGCGATTAGAGAGCAGGTTGGCTAGATTGGCTAGGTTGGCTAGGTCATTTTCAAGTGTTATACATACACAACTATATGTAAGTTGTTTTAGGCAATTTTGTCAACAACTAAAAAAAGGGGGGAATAATTATTCTATAAGGAAAAAGCTTCGGAACGCTAATATAGAGAAGAGAGAGAGAAAGAAGATTCTTCTTCTTCTTCTTCTTCTTCTTCTTTATCCTCCTCTATTGCTTTCTGTGCAATTGCTTCAATTTTATTTAGTTTTTACATTTTTAGTTATCAACTCGTTTCCGCGTATATGATCTCCGTAAGCAGCTAGCCAACCTAGCCATGATGCGCTCAAACCCGCAGTGTACAGCCATGTGCTGAGGTTTTGGTTGGGCTAGCCATCAGCCAGCCATAGCTAGCCAGTTTCTTTGAAAAAAGAGGGTGTGTGATACCACTTAAACTCGCAGTGCACAGCCAAAAATGAATTACTTTTTTACTGCCAAAATAGAGCTAGCCAACCCATCTCACCAACCACTACACCCCAGCCAGAACAGACTAGTCTGGTTGTGTACCGCGCCCCACCTCCACCCTTTAATTTGATTTAAGAAGTTAATTAAACACCTATCACAATCGACCGTAGAGTTAGATTAAACTCTGTTCATAGGGGGGATAAACCACATTAACCAATGAATCTGGCTACACGGCTATTTAAACGCGATTGTGTTGACTTCGCCTCTAGACAGCCTTATTCGCAATACTCCCGGCCAGACGGATCTGCGCTAAACAAGTCTGCCCGTCCACACAACAAACTCGCCAGTAACATAGCTAACCCATACCAAACGCCCCTTTCTAACCGCTCATTAAATGCCGGCAATACCGCTAAATTATCCCAGCCAGTCTTCCTCTGTAAGGTTTTTGCCTATAAGTTGTCTGTAATTTTATATATGTGGTGATGTGGATGATTATTTTAGGCATAGACCCTGGGTTGTGTGCTACTGGGTGAGGAGTGATAGAAGATGGCTATCGAGTGAGTAATTCGGTAACGAT
The sequence above is a segment of the Holosporales bacterium genome. Coding sequences within it:
- a CDS encoding DUF927 domain-containing protein, whose product is MIDKDVTTAPADEQGANSKIEDDSIKSTADSKPISEANQDLPKSIFGGVPNTSVTDKPVNSLGGPNTESCGVECLNMIIDQNDDRLVRVEIQTEADTSRVVDIPRELLSGKRGELLIPFLESKGLRRGTKQKIIDHIYSKESGLRRIKLFDQSGWHSYEGELFYITSEDVSYIADPLSLARTVSNISYEMATQSPMGRSPAEWDANVGKYLFGNPLLQAATYYALTASLLPFVPIAIAPIFNLVGQSRKGKSTALKLALSLYRKPSNNAFFTWNSTCNDMENKALENNNTVVVYDEMHFCCDHAGEIDKFVFAASSGLERGRCLKSGSSKKQKAYQCTILSSSEKSFEQIMNSAKKPVIEGSLSRIVDFDITWLRTDSVVQNLHGHENLTSLCAAIIGGVEQNFGGIAHAFVRELLSHPDVNYDQDKLIEFVNKYFNEARDSILVSYKGMDIDHILRERLTIPICQQAIGLMALDLRAITLGSIDKRKAREDILSSALAIRNSICEAWFERDSICESREEFIIDSFLTKLKANNGRFPIVKRNTSQSVVTLHDQIGVLTPSWGWRMLNHEDTTYFIIRDSFKSEFCKDVSARNLLLALENMKWLQRENWANKKRQKTLISRVSIDHARLCVYKIVIPMPEGETREVDEGEEAETGRCTNSISWKEKRQQQGLMN